The nucleotide window CTCACAAGCCCTCTCTGCTCTCTTTGGTTCTTTAGTTTCCCAGTCAACTAAAACCAAGTTCTTTAAAACCACCACTGGGACTGGCCAAACCACAATCACCGGTCTCTTTCAATGTAGAGGAGACCTTAGTACTGGTGACTGCTACAAGTGTGTCAGTGGATTGCCAGTGTTGACCGACAAACTCTGTGGCAAAACCATAGCTGCAAGAGTCCAGCTTTTTGGGTGCTACATTTTGTATGAGGTTTCTGGGTTTACTCAGGTTTCAGGTATGGAAATGTTGTTCAAGACTTGTGGAGCTACAAATATAGCAGGAAGTGGGTTTGAAGAGAGAAGGGATACTGCCTTTTCAGTAATGGAAAATGGTGTGGTTAGTGGCCATGGGTTCTATACTACCAGCTATCAATCTATGTATGTTTTAGGCCAATGTGAAGGTGATGTGGGGGATTCAGATTGTGGAGTGTGCGTGAAAAATGCTGCGCAGAGAGCTCAGGTTGAATGTGGGAACGCTATTTCAGGACAAATCTATCTGCACAAGTGCTTTATTAGCTACAGTTATTACCCAAATGGGGTCCCCAGgagatcatcatcatcatcatcttcttcatcttcatCTTTATCAGGTAAAGTGGAAGATTTGTTTATTTATTGAAATCTAGAATCTAGGGCTGAAAGAAAAGTTTTCAGATTTTTATTCATTTGTTTATCATTTTGTATAATAAAGCTTGTTGGGTGGTTGAATTATTTTCCTATTTGTTTTCTATTTCACCTTAGAAGAGACCATATCTAATAAATCTGTGGGCATCTTTCTCTCAATAGAGATTAATTGGCTTGATTATATTTTGTGTAAAGAAAGATTAGTGGTTTGTCATTATGTTTGACATGATTTAATTAGACTAAGCATATATCTATTTCATATTGTTAACAAGGAATGTATTTGGTGGATGTGGGGACAGGGCAAAATACAGGAAAGACAGTGGCTATTATATTAGGAGGGGCAGCCGGAGTAGGGTTCCTGGTTATATGCTTGTTGTTTACAagaggtttaatgaagaaacatGATGGTATGCATTTACTACATGAGATTGAATCTTATCCTCCTTGTTCATAGTTTAATATCTCTTTTGTTTTCTAAGGCTGAAATGGTTGGATTGTGTTATTTTGTGCAGATTTTTGAGAGCAAGAGATGAACCTTCAAAAACGCAAACATCGCTTTTTTTGGAGTTTGGATTCTTCCTACATTTCCATTTCTTTTCCAAAGCAAAAGTTTGGGTTCAAATTTTGGTGGAGAAATGTAGTTAAGGATGGTAAATCTGGGGTCTTTATTAAATCTTCGTGGGAGAGTTTATTGGGAAGGCAAGCAAATTATTGCATGAATTTTTTGTgtgttattatatatataaatatatttcgaCAGAGGTGAAAAGGATGTTAGAATGAATGTTTGCCATCGGATGAATTACAAAGAAGGTTTGAAATGAAGTAATTAATGgggttggcttttttttttttttttttttttcctctatgGCCATGTACATGTGGatgtttgtctttttttttttttttttttggtttctcTAGACTCATGATTCTCTATTTCTTCACTGTTTTATGCTTTTCAGAAAGTTGTAACTTGTTGTAACTTGTCTCTTTGAAAAGCAGtgacatctttctctttccacaCAAAAGCACAGTTAATTAAGAGAAcctatttttctattttattgcTTGGATTTACTATGATACTTGAGTATAAATCCTCACTTGAGTATGGCTCGAGGTtggtaattataacatttataggCTTCTTGATGCAGGTTCTCGGCCCGGTTGTGATATTTCATATTTGGAAGAAACAGTAGCCATAGATTCACAGCTCTTACACCCACCAAATCCCCATTCCCCCAAGCTCGATGAGAAGCTGCTATTTAGGGGCTAGAGCTTTTGTACACTCCAAGCCTTCAGTGGGTGCCGAACTCTTTAATCATTAAATTTTTCATATGGGTTGAAACATGGTAGAAATTATACAAAAGAACACAAACATCCACTTAATTTATGAGAGAACTGGTTTGGTTGGATTCAGTTCGGTTTTTCTCAGTTTGGGATTATTGTCAGCGGCAAGAATGAATCCGCAGCCATCTTGAAAGCCAAGCCTGTCGCACCGTCGATCATATCCAGTGCACTGCACATGAGCCCATCGACACTTGCAATACAAATACCTTTCAACCCCTTAAACCAACAAGATAATCTTGTCTTCGCCTAAATAAAAGTTTGAagcttttaaattatttatatgttCATGAGGAGTGGTCGCCCATGAACAATGTTGGATCTCAACAGATGGCAATAGCAGTCCCCATGACTTCGGAGGACACTTTGCATTatccaataaaaatgtaaaattgcATAAACAGGATTTAAAGCAAAACCATAATCAGAAACACGACTTCAATCCTCAAATGAACTTAAAGCAATTAGATCAAAGCAAACGGAAGGCGGTGGAGATGAGAttgcagaaaaattaaattaaaaaatttttatcaaaCAAAACAAACTAAAAATAGTGTTAAAAAGGATTGAAGCATACCACAGCTGGGCGCGAGAGATTGAAAGTTGTAGAAAGTTATCATAAAGCTTCCATTGCATGGCATGGCAACAAAGCATCCAATAGAACCAAACACTGACCCGCGCATCCTCCGTGCATGCCCAAGCCATCATATCTCCTCGCACTGAGCTTTCCTTCTTCAACGGCTTAATCACTCTCTACGCCAACTCTATTATCCCCTTATCGTCTCCTACTCCCATCGTCTCTTCTGTCAACTCTCATCTCCCAACGTCGTTTAACGGACATCCCTCATTTCTGTGCACACTCACTCCTTCCTCTCCACGCTCCGCCACCATTTTCTCCCCACCCAACGCACCCTCGCTTCCCTCTTCGAAGCCTGCACCAACCTCTCCTCTCTGTCTTTTGGCCTCGCTCTTCACTCCATGGCTTTCAACCTCTCCCTCAATACTCAACCCTTTCTTGGTTCTGGATTGATTAGCTTGGCGCTAAATATCGTTTGCCTCAGAACGCACGGAAGGTGTTCGATGAAATGGTTCTCTGAGATGAGGTTTGTGACGGTGCTTTGATTGTTGGCGGGCGCAGAATTCTAGACCGATAGATGCGTTGCCGGCGTTTGTTGAGATGAAGGGTTGTAATGTGGGGTCGACGATTTCTACTGTTTCTGGTGCTTTAAATGCAGCCTCGCAGATGGGGTCGTTGGAGCATTGTAGAGTGATTCATGGCACGCTGTTGTTGCGGGATTGTAGGGGAACGTGGTTGTAGGGAGTACCTTGATTGGTGGATATAGGAAAGCGCAGTTGTTGCGTGGGTTGAACATGGTGGGTTGGAATGCTATGATAGATGTTTATGCTCAACTGGGGGATAAGGGCGCCGTGCTTGGCATGTATAATGATATGCAGGCTAAAGGGCTCGTACCTGATAGGTTCACTCTTTTGGCTTTCTTAACGGCTTTCTGTGATGCTGGTTTGTTTCTTGAGAGTGAACACTGGCTTCGAAGGATGAGAGTGGAGTACAGGGTCGAACCACGTATTATAAATGCTTGGTGGGTGCAGTGGGGCAAGCGGGACGATTGGAGGAAGCAGAGCAGATTGCAGTGACAATGCCGTTTGAGCCAGATGCTGCAGTCTGGCGAACATTGTTATCGTCTCGTGCATATCATGGTGCAGCGGACAAGGCCTGTGAATGGCTAAGAG belongs to Hevea brasiliensis isolate MT/VB/25A 57/8 chromosome 4, ASM3005281v1, whole genome shotgun sequence and includes:
- the LOC110657921 gene encoding plasmodesmata-located protein 2; translation: MGFPSKPFSLLLCLSLFLFANPAQSATDYNTLVYKGCAKQTFQDPTGVYSQALSALFGSLVSQSTKTKFFKTTTGTGQTTITGLFQCRGDLSTGDCYKCVSGLPVLTDKLCGKTIAARVQLFGCYILYEVSGFTQVSGMEMLFKTCGATNIAGSGFEERRDTAFSVMENGVVSGHGFYTTSYQSMYVLGQCEGDVGDSDCGVCVKNAAQRAQVECGNAISGQIYLHKCFISYSYYPNGVPRRSSSSSSSSSSSLSGQNTGKTVAIILGGAAGVGFLVICLLFTRGLMKKHDDF